In one Candidatus Zixiibacteriota bacterium genomic region, the following are encoded:
- the galT gene encoding galactose-1-phosphate uridylyltransferase yields MPELRKDPIIGRWVIISTERGKRPTSFTSVVRTNEAKMCPFCPGNEHATPPEIMAYRRTNSEPNRPGWRLRVIPNKYPALKIEGNLSREPQGIYDRMNGIGAHEVIIETADHGRDLMDMSIDEIHDVLWSYRERMTDLERDSRFQYILIFKNHGEAAGASLEHAHSQLIAMPIVPKRVMEEIVGAKRYFDFKERCIFCDIIRQEIVNQERIVSDFDAFIAYEPFASRFPFETHIIPKTHQSSFLEMSDFEYAKLAACLKDTLIRLNLALNNPPFNYVLHTRPVSKESHDHFHWHLEIIPKLTKMAGFEWGSGFFINPTAPEDAAAFLRAIDVSRYRMMPETKVAGDNV; encoded by the coding sequence ATGCCTGAGTTAAGAAAAGACCCTATCATTGGCCGCTGGGTAATCATCTCTACTGAGCGGGGGAAACGGCCGACATCGTTTACTTCAGTCGTGCGCACAAACGAGGCCAAGATGTGTCCGTTTTGCCCGGGGAATGAACATGCTACCCCGCCTGAGATCATGGCTTACCGCCGTACTAACTCCGAGCCGAACCGTCCGGGCTGGAGATTGCGGGTCATTCCCAACAAGTATCCAGCGCTCAAAATTGAAGGAAATCTCTCACGCGAGCCGCAGGGCATCTATGACCGTATGAATGGAATCGGCGCCCACGAAGTCATTATCGAGACGGCCGATCACGGGCGTGATCTGATGGATATGTCCATCGATGAAATTCATGACGTGCTCTGGTCATACCGCGAACGTATGACCGATCTCGAGCGCGACAGCCGTTTTCAGTATATTCTTATTTTCAAAAACCATGGCGAGGCGGCAGGGGCATCGCTTGAACATGCCCACAGCCAGCTAATTGCCATGCCGATTGTGCCAAAGCGGGTCATGGAAGAAATAGTCGGCGCAAAGCGATATTTTGATTTTAAGGAACGCTGTATTTTTTGCGACATCATCAGGCAGGAGATTGTAAATCAGGAAAGAATTGTAAGCGATTTCGATGCCTTTATCGCCTATGAGCCATTCGCATCACGTTTTCCATTTGAAACCCATATCATACCCAAAACACATCAGTCGAGCTTTCTGGAAATGTCAGATTTCGAATACGCAAAACTTGCGGCCTGTCTTAAAGACACCCTGATTCGTCTGAATCTTGCCCTCAATAACCCGCCGTTTAACTATGTGCTTCACACACGTCCGGTCTCCAAAGAGTCGCATGACCATTTCCATTGGCATCTTGAAATTATTCCTAAATTGACGAAGATGGCCGGTTTTGAATGGGGATCCGGATTTTTTATAAATCCGACCGCGCCCGAGGACGCCGCGGCCTTTTTGCGGGCGATAGATGTCAGCCGGTATCGGATGATGCCCGAGACTAAAGTCGCCGGGGATAATGTCTAA
- a CDS encoding cysteine synthase family protein has protein sequence MKVFESVLDLIGHTPLLRLRTGIPTNGPRAYVKLEFQNPTGSIKDRMTLYILKKAMAEGRLSAGDTVVDNTSGNTGSALAMVAGVFGLKSILVTPEKTSQEKVDLIRSYGAEVIVTPTECGHNDPRGCYMVARSLAKEHGYFDLDQYNNQVNVEAHYHSTGPEIWEDTDGKLTHFIAGIGTGGTFSGTARYLKERNPKIRTIAVDPEGSIFATYIKERRTIDGHTYKVEGIGSDVVTEALHTDLVDDVITVSDKDSFNRARLIARAEGISGGGSSGAIAVAMEQIARDLGPESVIVGIFADAGIRYLSKCYNDDWMRAQGFLPELEPVY, from the coding sequence ATGAAAGTATTTGAAAGCGTTCTCGATTTAATCGGCCATACTCCCCTGCTTCGTCTACGGACAGGAATCCCCACAAACGGCCCTCGTGCCTATGTAAAATTAGAGTTCCAAAATCCAACCGGTTCGATCAAAGATCGGATGACGCTCTATATTCTTAAAAAAGCAATGGCCGAGGGACGTCTTTCAGCAGGCGATACGGTAGTCGATAATACATCAGGAAACACCGGCTCGGCGCTGGCGATGGTTGCTGGCGTGTTCGGACTCAAGTCGATACTTGTCACTCCCGAAAAAACCAGCCAGGAGAAAGTGGATCTCATCAGGTCCTACGGAGCCGAAGTCATTGTCACACCGACTGAGTGCGGGCACAATGACCCGCGCGGCTGCTATATGGTCGCGAGGAGTTTGGCAAAAGAACACGGCTATTTCGATCTTGACCAGTACAATAATCAAGTCAACGTCGAAGCTCATTACCACAGTACCGGCCCTGAAATTTGGGAAGATACGGATGGTAAACTGACTCATTTTATTGCGGGAATCGGCACCGGAGGGACTTTTTCCGGCACAGCCCGATATCTGAAAGAGCGGAATCCGAAGATAAGAACAATTGCGGTCGATCCCGAAGGCTCAATTTTTGCAACGTATATCAAGGAGCGTCGGACTATTGACGGCCATACCTACAAAGTTGAAGGTATTGGCTCCGATGTCGTTACAGAAGCCCTTCATACCGACCTTGTCGACGATGTCATAACTGTTTCGGACAAGGATTCATTTAATCGCGCACGGCTCATTGCTCGTGCCGAGGGGATCTCCGGTGGCGGGTCTTCGGGGGCTATTGCAGTCGCGATGGAGCAGATAGCAAGAGATTTGGGGCCTGAATCTGTTATCGTAGGGATATTCGCCGATGCCGGTATCCGCTATCTCAGCAAATGTTACAACGATGATTGGATGCGCGCCCAGGGATTTTTGCCCGAACTTGAGCCCGTATATTAA
- a CDS encoding S9 family peptidase, translating into MHTARKTVGIWLVPCLMLTAVLAHGQESKRPTTVLDSKNSIPDIATFLQIGGATTADYSWDGKDVYFQSSMSGAPQIYLLNEQGWPSQLTTFEDGVVFFFLSHDATMAVVGADIGGNENAQLYLMDIKTARLVRLTEDNSIRYGNTVWANDDKSFFYRSNEENKKDFFIYRLDITTGKSVKVFGDSLKTPGSNSVEDMSPDGNFLLVSTYTSNVNCDLSYVDLRSGGYQQITRDSTEVLYGSPELMPDNKTVMLTCNDNPEGISSLADLNIATSAITFMNDGWISPLWDIKSLSVSRDFKYIAALVNEDGYTRIKLRDLKSKKEIAPPPLDGIISGGKFDKNGGILFSFDGATRASDVWRWVPATKKLEQLTFSIYAGIDRELFSDPQLVRYKSFDGLEIPAFLYLPKSHTKGNPVPFMVYAHGGPESQFTPNFSRNFQYMLLNGYGILAVNPRGSSGYGRTYLSLDNYKDRKNSLKDYKAGIDWLVNEGYSKSGMIGIQGGSYGGYVVLGMITEYPDLLSSAICAVGIANFETFLKNTASYRRKLREAEYGPLTDSMFLREISPIHKASLIKTPLLVVHGENDPRVPVDEARQILQAISSRGGIVDSLIFADEGHGSAKRSNLIIQYRKYISFMDTYLKGLAVKTETH; encoded by the coding sequence ATGCACACAGCGCGAAAAACAGTTGGCATATGGCTTGTTCCATGCCTCATGCTTACCGCAGTCTTGGCTCACGGTCAGGAATCGAAGCGGCCAACGACAGTTCTTGACTCAAAGAATTCAATCCCGGACATCGCGACATTTCTCCAAATAGGAGGCGCTACCACGGCGGACTACTCGTGGGATGGAAAAGACGTCTATTTTCAGTCATCGATGTCAGGCGCTCCACAAATCTATTTGCTCAACGAACAAGGATGGCCCTCTCAGCTGACAACGTTTGAGGACGGAGTTGTCTTCTTTTTTCTGTCACACGATGCAACAATGGCAGTTGTGGGAGCAGATATTGGCGGAAATGAAAATGCCCAGCTCTATTTGATGGATATCAAAACCGCCCGCTTGGTCAGGTTGACCGAAGACAACTCCATCAGATATGGCAATACTGTGTGGGCTAATGACGATAAATCCTTCTTTTATCGATCAAATGAAGAAAATAAAAAGGACTTCTTCATCTATAGATTAGACATCACTACTGGCAAGTCTGTCAAGGTTTTCGGCGATTCTCTGAAAACACCCGGCTCGAATTCAGTGGAAGACATGTCTCCCGATGGCAATTTCCTTCTCGTAAGCACGTACACATCGAATGTCAATTGTGACCTCTCCTATGTGGACCTGCGTTCCGGCGGTTACCAGCAAATCACCAGGGATTCGACGGAGGTGCTCTATGGCTCGCCCGAGCTCATGCCCGACAATAAGACGGTCATGCTTACCTGTAACGACAACCCTGAAGGAATTTCGAGCCTTGCGGACCTGAACATTGCCACATCGGCTATCACCTTCATGAACGATGGTTGGATTAGCCCACTCTGGGATATAAAATCGCTCAGCGTTTCGCGTGACTTCAAATACATTGCCGCTCTCGTAAATGAAGACGGCTATACGCGGATTAAACTCCGTGATCTAAAATCCAAAAAAGAAATTGCACCGCCACCTCTTGATGGAATAATCAGCGGAGGAAAATTTGATAAGAATGGCGGGATACTCTTTTCATTTGATGGAGCAACCCGCGCCTCCGATGTTTGGCGCTGGGTGCCAGCAACAAAAAAACTCGAACAGTTGACCTTTTCAATCTATGCCGGAATTGACCGCGAACTCTTCTCTGATCCTCAATTAGTCCGCTACAAAAGTTTCGACGGGCTTGAAATCCCAGCCTTTCTTTATTTGCCGAAGAGCCACACCAAAGGAAATCCAGTTCCATTTATGGTCTATGCCCACGGCGGACCCGAAAGCCAGTTTACTCCGAATTTTTCTCGAAACTTCCAGTACATGCTTCTTAACGGCTATGGCATCCTGGCGGTCAACCCTCGCGGCTCAAGCGGCTACGGAAGAACGTATTTGTCATTGGACAATTATAAGGACCGAAAGAATTCCCTGAAAGACTACAAGGCAGGCATCGATTGGCTGGTTAACGAAGGCTACAGTAAATCCGGCATGATCGGCATTCAAGGCGGCTCATATGGCGGCTATGTTGTTTTGGGAATGATAACGGAATATCCCGATCTGCTCTCTTCAGCGATTTGCGCTGTCGGAATTGCCAACTTTGAAACCTTTCTCAAAAATACCGCGTCCTACCGAAGAAAACTTCGCGAGGCTGAATATGGCCCACTTACCGACTCGATGTTCCTTCGTGAAATCTCACCAATCCACAAAGCGAGCCTTATCAAGACCCCTCTTTTGGTTGTCCATGGAGAAAATGACCCGCGTGTTCCAGTTGATGAAGCTCGTCAGATTCTCCAGGCTATATCAAGTCGAGGGGGGATCGTCGATTCACTTATATTTGCCGATGAAGGACATGGCTCGGCGAAACGATCGAACCTGATAATTCAGTATCGGAAATATATTTCGTTCATGGATACATATCTGAAAGGACTTGCGGTCAAGACCGAGACGCACTGA
- a CDS encoding tetratricopeptide repeat protein: MSSDRHNNKNQKTDDDRLDFIITEASNASPHAFAGGFSSDQDEDDLAIESSAGSAAAQGKSKEQAPSARPKTELRDSIIGSESIMGSMNSEPPVVKDERNPSKPGTNPNSLQMVTSKLKKLSNDEVKSIESNLYAPNSYLSEDEKLNLLRNIEGGPRPFDNSPIVPTRSHASSEPSNAGNQRQQIQRQKMAERPRGIAYFTKNFIQLVGSPELHDMDELVVNDRHYQLRKKRFSQKTVIVAASSMAALLMFFVGTLFTSDSGSGKGWVTGIALDENRQPRLVGASVNFPDLRIRLVANGEGFFKTDMVPAGSHKVEYIVDGQIVGQDYATVINGEITALTLVHTLGSTAAVPQETRDIASTEFSDPADVASPFDGNMGEQSTQRRPAGQASSNHSQNSAPAEHASLLLDANLEDARLSIDGEVLGSGNLTYARITPGRHKYAVSREGYLTSTGTIELESGKTTRLQAELVAERAQTVATQKPSGDEGHLSSGLEAQKSGNHNLAIAEFTSAIEAKPSFGAAYFARAESNAALQNKSAANDDYIRAAEISAMKKDYNGALTAYSACIKNDNKFVGGYLGRANLFLTRNETIAAVADFESVISLDRHGARAHAGLGEARYSQGNIKRALKHFKDARSLDPNSKEILENLMLAYMADSDFKNLKKTYESFEKLATAEEVSRLRSSRDFAAIVQIIDRDL, encoded by the coding sequence ATGAGCTCAGATAGGCACAATAACAAGAACCAAAAGACTGACGATGATCGTCTCGATTTCATTATCACAGAAGCAAGTAATGCAAGTCCTCATGCCTTTGCCGGGGGGTTTTCCTCCGACCAGGACGAGGATGACCTGGCAATAGAGTCCAGCGCTGGATCCGCAGCCGCTCAAGGAAAGTCCAAAGAACAGGCACCGTCAGCCCGGCCAAAGACCGAATTACGTGACTCAATTATTGGCAGCGAGTCCATCATGGGCTCCATGAACTCAGAGCCGCCTGTAGTCAAAGACGAACGAAATCCGTCCAAGCCGGGTACAAACCCGAATAGTCTCCAGATGGTTACGTCTAAACTAAAAAAACTATCAAATGACGAAGTGAAGTCTATTGAAAGTAATCTCTATGCTCCGAATTCATATCTGAGCGAGGACGAAAAGCTTAACTTATTGAGAAATATCGAAGGCGGACCCAGGCCTTTTGATAATTCTCCAATCGTTCCTACAAGGAGCCATGCCTCGTCCGAGCCTTCCAATGCTGGTAACCAACGTCAGCAAATTCAAAGACAGAAAATGGCTGAGCGCCCTCGAGGCATTGCCTATTTCACCAAAAACTTTATACAGCTTGTCGGCAGCCCTGAACTCCATGATATGGACGAGTTAGTGGTCAATGACCGCCATTACCAACTGCGAAAGAAACGATTCAGCCAAAAAACAGTCATTGTGGCAGCCTCATCCATGGCGGCTCTGCTCATGTTTTTTGTCGGTACTCTTTTCACATCAGACTCAGGCAGTGGAAAAGGATGGGTCACCGGAATCGCTCTTGATGAAAACCGCCAGCCTCGTTTGGTTGGAGCATCTGTAAATTTCCCAGACCTCCGTATCAGACTTGTAGCCAATGGCGAAGGCTTTTTTAAGACAGACATGGTCCCGGCAGGAAGCCATAAGGTTGAATATATTGTTGACGGTCAAATTGTGGGACAAGACTATGCCACAGTCATTAATGGAGAAATTACGGCCCTTACCCTCGTTCACACCTTAGGATCGACAGCGGCCGTCCCTCAGGAAACACGAGATATTGCCTCTACTGAATTTAGTGATCCAGCCGATGTTGCAAGCCCCTTTGACGGCAACATGGGAGAGCAATCCACGCAAAGACGACCAGCGGGTCAAGCATCCAGCAATCATTCGCAAAACTCAGCCCCCGCAGAGCATGCAAGCCTCCTTCTCGATGCCAATTTGGAAGATGCCCGGCTTTCGATTGACGGTGAAGTACTTGGATCCGGAAATCTTACCTACGCCCGAATCACACCAGGACGGCACAAATATGCTGTTTCAAGGGAGGGCTACTTAACATCGACAGGCACTATCGAACTTGAATCAGGCAAAACAACCAGACTCCAAGCCGAACTTGTTGCCGAAAGAGCTCAGACGGTTGCAACCCAAAAGCCGAGCGGAGATGAGGGTCACCTCTCCTCTGGACTTGAGGCTCAAAAGAGCGGCAATCACAATCTTGCAATTGCGGAATTTACATCGGCAATAGAAGCAAAACCCAGCTTTGGGGCGGCCTATTTTGCGCGGGCGGAATCCAATGCCGCTCTCCAAAATAAGAGCGCCGCAAACGACGATTATATCCGCGCCGCTGAGATTTCCGCAATGAAAAAAGATTATAACGGCGCTTTAACTGCATATTCGGCTTGCATTAAAAATGACAACAAATTTGTCGGTGGTTATTTGGGACGTGCCAATCTCTTTTTGACCCGCAATGAGACGATCGCGGCGGTCGCCGATTTCGAATCAGTTATCAGCCTTGACCGCCACGGCGCCCGGGCACATGCCGGTCTCGGCGAGGCTCGTTATAGCCAAGGAAATATCAAGCGAGCTTTGAAACACTTCAAAGACGCGCGTTCCCTTGATCCGAATAGTAAAGAAATACTTGAAAATTTGATGCTTGCCTATATGGCCGACAGTGATTTCAAGAATCTGAAAAAGACCTACGAATCATTCGAAAAGCTCGCCACAGCCGAGGAAGTCAGCCGACTACGCTCAAGCAGAGATTTCGCGGCAATCGTTCAGATAATTGATCGGGATCTTTAA
- a CDS encoding tetratricopeptide repeat protein: MTDFFRRFWPIFPALALYIFFSATLWFIQDDAYITYRYAANFLNGDGLVFNIGERVEGITNFGWAVWLILLGSVKLDYILLSQVCGLLFGAGVIVLTYRIALVVFEKNGEWFGFVAAMLVGANQSLAYWSPAGLETAAFACFAMLSLYWFLNRNHLLIWSLLLAVWLRPEGAVLTGLFILIEAIIERRVPLFSLRCAAAAFVLSLPFVGFKLGYYGSILPNPFFAKTSADIAHFKSGLAYAVTFFKDYAFFGFGLLTLLFFFKRWTPAIKTLWLFVIFYILYIIAVGGDVLKVHRFFLPLFGPAAILVAAVGWFLWGSLKKRRVALVAIAFAVPLVAITIVMPRKTVADYNNSEKLFTKKQLFIANEMKTTDKTNFSVAVSTIGIFGYALLGHEIIDMLGLTDSTIARYSEEPMKGMSTSWREQKHNSAYLLGREPTYIVFSTGVKPSAPAERAIMLYRQFTDSYRMIGWFYESHPELPKAASGTVVTAFKKTKPFVGELVPYYPVEYVQYLKTGLDKYVRGDHRTAIAYYDSSLSVSPKPYYLYTLYFKAFSYLMLNDLNNALPLLEYVVAQDSTIYEAHKDLNIIRRLLNEPERAEIHHRWLEKLVPWYLPRLDQIADEMVKKQGGSRR, from the coding sequence ATGACTGATTTCTTTCGCCGATTCTGGCCGATCTTTCCGGCTTTGGCGCTCTATATCTTCTTCTCCGCAACACTCTGGTTTATCCAGGATGACGCCTATATCACCTATCGCTATGCCGCTAATTTTCTCAATGGTGACGGGCTTGTTTTCAATATCGGCGAACGTGTAGAGGGCATAACAAATTTTGGCTGGGCTGTGTGGCTTATACTATTAGGGAGCGTGAAACTCGATTACATTCTTCTCTCGCAGGTATGCGGTCTACTATTCGGCGCCGGAGTTATAGTTCTTACCTATCGTATTGCCCTCGTCGTCTTTGAAAAGAACGGGGAATGGTTCGGCTTTGTCGCTGCCATGCTGGTGGGCGCAAACCAGTCGCTCGCCTATTGGTCGCCCGCGGGGCTTGAGACCGCTGCCTTTGCTTGTTTTGCGATGTTGTCGCTCTATTGGTTTCTTAACCGAAATCACTTACTTATCTGGTCATTGCTTTTAGCCGTCTGGCTTCGTCCTGAGGGAGCGGTGCTGACCGGCTTATTTATCCTCATTGAGGCAATAATAGAGCGCCGGGTTCCGCTCTTTTCGCTTCGCTGTGCGGCAGCGGCATTTGTTCTGTCGCTTCCCTTCGTCGGCTTCAAACTCGGTTACTACGGCTCGATTTTGCCCAATCCATTCTTTGCCAAGACGTCCGCCGATATCGCGCATTTCAAAAGCGGCCTTGCCTATGCGGTGACATTTTTCAAGGATTATGCGTTCTTTGGCTTTGGATTATTGACGCTACTCTTCTTCTTCAAACGCTGGACACCAGCAATCAAAACTCTGTGGCTCTTTGTGATATTCTACATACTATATATTATTGCTGTTGGGGGGGATGTACTTAAAGTCCATCGCTTTTTCCTGCCGCTTTTCGGACCCGCTGCTATTCTCGTGGCGGCGGTAGGATGGTTTTTATGGGGAAGTCTCAAAAAACGTCGAGTCGCCTTGGTTGCAATCGCCTTTGCAGTACCACTGGTGGCGATTACCATCGTCATGCCGCGCAAGACGGTAGCCGATTACAACAATAGTGAAAAACTCTTCACTAAGAAACAGCTCTTCATCGCCAATGAGATGAAGACAACAGACAAAACCAATTTCTCAGTCGCAGTTTCAACCATCGGTATTTTTGGTTACGCCCTGCTCGGCCATGAAATCATTGATATGCTTGGCCTGACCGACTCGACTATCGCGCGCTACTCCGAAGAGCCAATGAAAGGAATGTCGACATCATGGCGCGAACAAAAACACAACAGCGCCTATTTGCTGGGCCGTGAGCCGACATATATTGTTTTTTCTACCGGGGTCAAGCCATCGGCGCCAGCCGAGCGGGCAATCATGCTCTATCGACAATTTACGGATTCATATCGAATGATCGGCTGGTTTTATGAAAGCCATCCTGAGTTACCGAAGGCGGCATCGGGAACGGTTGTCACTGCGTTTAAAAAGACCAAGCCTTTTGTCGGAGAGCTTGTGCCATATTATCCGGTTGAATATGTGCAATATCTTAAAACCGGTTTGGATAAATATGTTCGTGGAGATCACCGCACTGCCATTGCGTACTACGACAGCTCGCTTTCGGTCTCGCCAAAACCGTATTATCTGTACACACTCTATTTCAAGGCCTTCAGTTATCTAATGCTCAACGATTTGAACAACGCCCTGCCGCTGCTTGAGTATGTTGTGGCTCAGGATTCCACAATCTACGAAGCTCATAAGGATTTGAATATTATTAGGAGACTATTAAACGAACCTGAGCGGGCAGAGATACACCACCGCTGGCTCGAAAAGCTTGTGCCGTGGTACTTGCCGAGACTTGACCAAATTGCCGACGAGATGGTAAAAAAACAAGGCGGGAGCAGACGGTAA
- the glgA gene encoding glycogen synthase GlgA, with the protein MSNLKILAVTSEAAPFARTGGLGDVLGALPKSLAKAGHDVKVFMPRYEVIDGQRHQLKPSGQTFSIPGLHGSERADIFQATMGAVDYYFVSNARYFDRIGLYQDHLSGKDYFDNDERFIFFSRAVLESVRAMRWTPDIIHLNDWQTAIIPSLLTHQYQTDGFFSASKTVLTIHNLGYQGIFDAAKYSALKLPKELFYAVTGAFEFFGKVNFLKAGIMTADHLTTVSPQYAKEVVSSEEFGFGLEGVLQQRKHDLTGILNGVNYHDWSPARDTHINFTYSPANLTRKRMNKTELLKSMGLPQRENVPLVGMISRLAAQKGFDLLGDSAEELFSRDLQLVVLGVGDKEYHHLLHALQQKYPDKMRAILAFDNSLAHKIEASADMLLMPSRYEPCGLNQMYSLKYGTAPIVRKVGGLSDSVEEFVPTTKSGTGFLFTEYTPLALLEAVDKALDVFKQKRVWNCLMKNGMAKDFSWDVSAENYLKVFQKILTEKQPAHYSYD; encoded by the coding sequence ATGTCTAATTTAAAAATCCTTGCGGTGACGTCCGAAGCCGCGCCCTTTGCCCGGACCGGCGGTCTTGGTGACGTGCTTGGTGCTTTGCCGAAGTCGCTTGCAAAAGCTGGCCACGATGTCAAAGTCTTTATGCCGCGCTATGAAGTCATCGACGGACAACGCCATCAACTCAAACCATCAGGTCAGACCTTTTCCATCCCCGGGCTGCACGGCTCGGAGAGAGCCGACATATTCCAAGCAACTATGGGAGCGGTGGACTATTATTTTGTATCTAATGCCCGCTATTTCGACCGAATCGGCCTCTACCAGGATCACTTGAGCGGAAAAGATTATTTTGACAACGACGAGCGGTTCATCTTTTTCAGCCGGGCTGTCCTCGAAAGTGTTAGGGCAATGCGCTGGACTCCCGACATCATTCATCTCAATGACTGGCAGACGGCAATTATTCCATCACTGCTCACACATCAGTATCAGACCGATGGCTTTTTTAGCGCCTCAAAAACAGTTTTAACAATCCATAATCTTGGTTATCAGGGAATCTTCGATGCCGCAAAGTATTCGGCTCTAAAATTGCCAAAAGAGCTTTTCTACGCCGTGACCGGCGCCTTTGAGTTTTTTGGCAAAGTTAATTTTCTCAAAGCCGGAATAATGACAGCGGATCATCTGACAACCGTATCACCTCAATATGCAAAAGAAGTAGTTAGCTCCGAGGAGTTCGGGTTTGGTCTGGAAGGTGTGCTTCAACAGAGAAAGCATGACTTGACCGGTATCCTGAACGGGGTGAATTACCATGACTGGTCTCCGGCGCGAGACACACACATTAACTTCACATACAGTCCGGCTAATCTCACACGAAAGAGAATGAACAAGACCGAACTACTCAAATCAATGGGTTTACCCCAAAGGGAAAATGTTCCTCTTGTAGGTATGATCTCAAGGCTTGCCGCACAGAAAGGTTTTGATCTGCTTGGGGACTCAGCCGAAGAGCTATTCTCGCGCGACCTTCAGCTTGTCGTTCTTGGTGTAGGCGACAAGGAATATCATCATTTACTGCATGCCCTCCAGCAGAAGTATCCCGATAAGATGAGAGCAATTCTCGCTTTTGATAATTCGCTTGCCCATAAAATTGAAGCCTCGGCTGATATGTTGCTGATGCCGTCGCGCTATGAACCCTGCGGACTGAATCAGATGTATTCGCTTAAATACGGAACTGCGCCGATTGTACGGAAAGTCGGCGGCCTGTCAGACAGCGTTGAAGAGTTTGTCCCGACAACAAAATCAGGGACGGGTTTTTTATTCACCGAGTACACACCGCTCGCGCTTCTTGAGGCCGTTGACAAGGCGCTGGATGTTTTTAAACAAAAGCGGGTGTGGAACTGTCTGATGAAAAACGGCATGGCAAAGGATTTCTCATGGGATGTTTCGGCTGAGAATTACTTAAAAGTATTCCAAAAAATTCTCACAGAGAAACAGCCGGCTCACTATTCTTATGACTGA
- a CDS encoding SPOR domain-containing protein, producing MMSVSFKACLKIAAIGVILGGCSEKMKEAARLEAQLEEMKAEEEAKTPDPTEAAFLISDTLQQETVESASKSAGSDTISSPSVPEQLSAQMALIVVPASTVNDSLVSNRTTQAKAESAEATRSDEPVDLSTIVSTSLIYSVQIASTESKSHADTLLSVYRERGYHPFMQATNSQRMKRYRIRIGRFGTLAQAERLKDELLERFKTESWIAESQIKN from the coding sequence ATGATGTCGGTCAGTTTTAAGGCTTGTCTGAAAATAGCCGCAATCGGTGTTATACTTGGAGGCTGTTCAGAGAAAATGAAAGAAGCCGCTCGTCTGGAAGCCCAACTTGAGGAGATGAAAGCAGAGGAGGAGGCCAAAACCCCAGATCCCACAGAGGCGGCTTTTTTGATTTCAGACACTCTTCAGCAAGAGACCGTTGAATCCGCATCCAAGTCCGCTGGAAGCGACACCATCTCAAGTCCGAGTGTTCCTGAGCAGTTGTCTGCGCAGATGGCGTTAATCGTAGTGCCTGCTTCGACCGTCAATGATTCCTTGGTATCTAATAGAACAACACAAGCGAAAGCAGAAAGTGCTGAGGCTACAAGGTCTGATGAGCCGGTTGACTTGTCGACGATAGTCAGTACTTCCTTGATCTACTCTGTCCAAATTGCAAGCACCGAATCCAAGAGTCATGCCGATACACTCTTGTCGGTTTATAGAGAAAGAGGATACCACCCATTCATGCAGGCAACTAATAGTCAAAGAATGAAACGATATCGAATCCGCATAGGAAGATTTGGGACGCTTGCTCAAGCGGAGCGGCTTAAGGATGAGTTATTGGAGCGTTTCAAAACAGAATCGTGGATAGCCGAGTCACAGATAAAGAATTAA
- a CDS encoding DUF1573 domain-containing protein translates to MTYRRHIIGHAHITLLVLAAALSWPSLSYAVAGSLRPIEPIFDFGEVGIDYDLHHPFRLVNMGTVPIKIDSAIVTCDCSYVQLLDSVAQPGDTLTIFLKFNTKDYYGKTSKAIHVYTNENKFTQFDIFYLSTVGQWFYNLKPTPLNAFFLAAHTEKTITLANPLVEGLTLSAICHYDTLYTVTPLQNEADEGEKIEITVTPKPGLKAGTYVSNFRLGFTIPGAVDTLFMSVPVKIVRY, encoded by the coding sequence ATGACATACCGCAGGCATATTATCGGTCACGCTCACATTACGCTTTTGGTATTGGCCGCAGCCCTGTCGTGGCCGTCGCTATCGTACGCCGTAGCCGGCAGCCTTCGGCCGATCGAGCCGATCTTTGATTTTGGCGAGGTCGGCATTGACTATGATTTGCACCACCCTTTCCGCTTGGTGAATATGGGCACCGTCCCAATCAAGATCGATTCGGCAATTGTGACCTGTGACTGCTCGTATGTTCAGCTTCTCGATTCTGTGGCGCAACCCGGGGACACACTGACAATCTTTTTGAAGTTTAACACAAAAGACTATTACGGGAAAACGTCAAAGGCAATTCATGTCTACACCAATGAGAATAAGTTTACCCAGTTTGACATCTTTTATTTGTCGACTGTGGGTCAGTGGTTTTACAATCTGAAACCCACTCCATTGAATGCTTTTTTTCTCGCCGCCCACACAGAGAAAACAATCACCCTTGCAAACCCCCTGGTAGAGGGATTGACACTCAGCGCTATCTGTCATTATGATACCCTTTACACCGTCACACCCCTCCAAAATGAGGCCGACGAAGGCGAAAAGATCGAAATTACTGTCACACCGAAGCCCGGTCTAAAGGCCGGCACATACGTCTCAAATTTTCGACTCGGCTTTACTATCCCCGGGGCGGTTGACACACTCTTTATGAGTGTGCCGGTCAAGATCGTCAGATATTAG